acacatacatacacacacacacacacacacacacacacacacacacacacacacacacacacacacacacacacacacacacacacacacacacacacacacacacacgcgcgcgcacacacacacacacacacacacacacacacacacacacacacacacacacacacacacacagtgagagagagagagagagagagagagagagagagagagagagagagaaagagaattgaattgcatttcatttaattgaattgagagagagagagctattctAGCTAGCAGCGAAAATGATGTTATTACCATCCAATGTTATTAAGTGGAAACCAGGTAatgatcaaatgtgtgtgtgtgtgtgttacccatctGAGCTCATCTTTGGCGTAGAATCAGGTCGCTATGTAGTTGcagtgtgttatggtgtgtgtgtgtgtgtgtgtgtgtgtgtgtgtgtgtgtgtgtgttacctgtatgaGCTCGTCCCTGGAGTGGAAGCGCGTGGCTATGTGGTTGCGGTGTGTTCTGGAGTGTGTGATGGAGATGTGGAGGCGGTCCTCAGCACGCAGGTGGGCATCACAGGGGAGAATATCCTCAAGGCCCTTCCTGAtcaagacacacagagaaagagagagagagagagagagagagagagagagagagagagagagtatcagagagagagagagtatcagagagagagagagagagagagagagagagagagagagagagagagagagagagagagagagagagagtgagagtgtgtgtgtgtgtgtgtgtgtgtgtgtgtgtgtgcagggattaaagcaaaaaaaagtaatctgactgaacttttttaccggttaggtacccgatcgagtatcactccgtaaccctacgaaaaccaatgtagccaggctctgccctcgtaacgaaacatacactggttttacgcaaggaatggtgtcagagccagcgctagacaaaggcagacagggcagtcgcctagagcagaatagacctatttcttgagggcgccagtaataccaaaaactgccacaaaatcagaacttcaaccaacataaaactttacacttcacattaacaatgaatattcattatacaccaAGTAGGCCTGtatacactcagtatgaatgtacctataggtactagatcagatgttctcaatcagatgtaggcctacaatgctatgtttacagatgccaatttctaaaaacaaaagaaggaaagagggaaagtgggcaggcctaggccaccagattgactagaactggccgagaatgggagggataatggatactatcagactgcaaacactgaactgcaatttggggaaTGTTTTGgctatttcctcttatttctacccattatttatgaattgttcacaacattatgcagaatggattcacaatgagtgttgcttcaaaatggtcaagctgatatcacagaattattgaattggaattgcaatgcgttgatacagtgatcccattatgtttttttgttgttgtagtagtagtaggctatattttgtctttcacatcagaatgggcaaacactgatctggtgaaagcactggtgcgcattgcttgcagttgtatttctgacatttaaaaaacaatgcactgtctggtcatagcaatcagaggtagagaactagttgttggttatgtGTATGCAtttcaccctttttcactattcatcctgttacaaacaacttgttgacgtttacaaacagggtgcggtagtctgcctctgtgttctaccgttttgaaaacctatggctacttttttgcttctcgatgtgcggtgccaggcacacgcttagtATTACCATTAacttaaaaaacgtccccgattcctacacgcactcgtgttctctcatacaagctgacacgacgcacgcagacacggcACAGTCacagacgtctatcgtttaacaaaagtaacacactttcccaagcttgtcgcgcaactttccactcgaatcaaggcaaatcacccacccatcagtcctgagtgcgcagtgcgcctaactgaactcaaacgaaacgcatatttcgagaagatgggcacagacgttgagccactcaaaatcaagcacacacacaattgttgctgcacactattccaaactataaaaatagcatcacacaatagcctacaacaagccttgaaagtgaaacaaacatcgaaacggcatttatcgaccatgagtccacccatcagaacactgcttcccagaacaagacgtgacataaaatattggctctgccagggatagcatcagtgactcctgtaaaatgcaacccatttttaacttatttcttaaatatatatcggcaacaacaaagttaatctgctatgattacagatgagacagtaaattatccgttgtcagaaagacaactagagctagttctaccatagcccttttacgcagccagtcaaacgcgctaaactttgaggaggAAACGCGTGGTATCATAGCTAGCTGTCAATGacagccgtcccattggggctacgaataatgttagtaaaagccacaatgcttaaaaggcaaacccttcatgaaaaggacatcatgcacaccagggctgtacgttaagctttttcactaggagcacaggtgctcctaaatgaaaaaaattaggagcacggataaaaatttaggagcacagataaaaatttaggagcactctaaaaatgtTGTGACACTTTTGTTATTGGGGCAccattgcttgtttcttcatcttcatgcaaAATAGCCTAGGCTAAAGGCCTATGtcagtggttttttttttccaacactggggtatggggtcacctggaattccaatgggctcccctgaaatgtctaggtgtgaaataaaaaaaaataccaataaatatcactaattaacaatccatagctattgtagtcttatactgtcagaaatatccactattttttttatagccagaaagtatgctcagtcatggttttggttgtgaaaaaaatgggGTCCCCAAAAGTTTAGGATACAATGGTGCCAGTGCAAaacgtgttgggaaccactgctatatgccataaatcacagttcccattactattactattattaggcctattattattattgttattataactttgtgattaaaagcatgtaaatcacatgcttactgaactagattgactaaatcttaaacatagcctactacacgttaatccaacgggctttattatagcctagtttttgtttcctcaaacgcatgggttggaacggtgtgaaattaaactgggagcagcaaaattatctcactgtgttggctgctctttgatagcctacagcaccggtagctactggaccaactagactttaaatttgcgcgcactgcacactacttgtgGATGCTCCTCAaactatattttgacttgattaATTTGATTGCGTTTGCATTTTTTGGCGAAGTcattgcgaagacagcggtttgggaaacgccaaaacagctcaaacaacgacgtcttttaaatcacatgagctagcaaaccgagtggTCATTTCATTAtcggattcaagaggtttcctgttagcaatgcaaactcccgcatttgaacgttttaaacagcagtccatttcgaaaagctgcAAGACGTTTtggcacagaacatccgactAGGAGATGAGGCATGCGCGCCTTGTAGGCTACCagggatctgtgcgaagcgattctgttttttttctgagctacgggagcagagatggctcaatcttagccaacacggaattcaagcaacattgaccgtcttttttgaagtgcgttcccaatggagtttgatgctgtctatcagacgggctgtggaaaaaatgagcagctctcgcaatcatgcactcgaactcaggagcaaaatgcgaatgaaagggttgaaatgcatactcgtacaggtgcgcccgttttatttttctttctcgcacagtctaaaatttaggctcaatatgcgaccaattggtcttaatgtacagccctgcgcagtcgaagtaaactattcttttttcccctaactatctgccacggcaggtgcaacgataatggaaacgtgtcctaccttcttccagctatgcattccatgcattagcccatattggaatctcagtccaactcgtttaacgattgtcatggcactttaaagacatagtattacactattACGCTCGTGCTGTACCTTTTTTAagggaacacggaagaacaggggatggctcaaaactattgatgagtgaatctgttgtaggcctatcacaccagtggtggagtgtataactaaatccgtacaccaaacacacctctcgtccccttctcgtgaccaggagtgctctcgatttgtgttcagttggaaagtaaaacttgtaaattaattgacataaattatacggacggaaatccgtccaaacgaaaatccagttgacggaaatccgtcgtagcgacggaaaactttaatccctgtgtgtgtgtgtgtgtgtgtgtgtgtgtgtgtgtgtgtgtgtgagagagagagagaaatatatatatatatatatatatatatatatatatatatatatatatatatatatatatagagagagagagagagggagagagagagagacagagacagagacagaaacagagagagagagacagatcagaGTTGTGTGCATTGCAGGGGAATATACAAAGACAAGCAGGGGAGGCAGACAGTGAGagtatatcagagagagagacatagatatagacagagagagagagagagagagagagagagagagagagagagagagagagagagagagagagagagagagagagagagagagagagagagagagagagagagagagagagagagagagagaagttgtgtGCATCTCAGAGGAGTGACACCAAAATAAACACATTTGTTTTAAATTGTATCAAGCgagtgtggtggtaaaaagtgatttgtaccAAAAAAGTGTCATATCTGTaaaatcaagcatggtagtgggactgacatgtttggggctgcatgaatacTGTCAACATTTGAAAGCTGAATATCACCAAAAGGCACATGCATGTCAACTCGCTTTCGTGAGATGCATTTTGAGACAataatggctgtatttcaaattattttgagtgaacaataaattgaagcaGCTACAAAAGTTCTACgctggctactgttcattgtgtcaaagtgatatTTCTTtcatgttgtcccatgaaaaaatAGAGTTACAAATCTgtagaaatgtgaggggtgtactcacttctgggacatactgtatgtgtgtgtgtgtgcgagcgtgtgtgatgAATGTGTCTTGAGCAGTATTTTTCAAAGGGATGCTAGGGGGTCTGAGGAAAGCTGGAAGGAAAAGTATAtccaaagaaaataaataattgagtaactaatgtacaccaaaataaacacaaATAAGCTTAACGGTAttattagttaagaactgcattataataatctaacgcatctctgaacattaccaccattattgttattttatgtATTCGAATGGGGCcgtgacacacagacatagacaatgATTGTGAAAGGAGGTGCACAGAAATATATAGTGTGGCTTGACcgatgtaaggggggccttggttggaatatgaagtgaagtgaaagtgaaagcccaaatgggaaactccaactcccattgtcattgtgacaccacactccacagcacacaagtgttcactgctcacggcacacaatgaaattgcatttaagcctcacctgtgcaaggtgcaaggggcagcccccaatggcgcctgaaagggagcagtgcggcgggatggtaccatgctagGGGGAaacctcagtcatgtaggaggatgggggagagcactggttgattactccccccaccaacctggcaggttgagaaccaaacaggcaacctttgggctgtaaGTCgccctaacccagtgtttctcaaccagggtgccggggcaccctggggtgccgcaggcccccctcaggggtgctgtggaaacgtggctgataaataaattacgtaatataatacatatttgtctaaattaataaatgaatgcttagtcagtggaatctttcatctgccatttacgcactaTAAAGAAAATTTAGGTCAGCCAAGTAagttgcaacttcgaacataggttgtgtgacatctccaaatgtgttacttttcaagcttgtgtgatatcggatgcaatgccatagggtgccttgaaatttttcatgaattgaaaggatgcctcgcctaaaaaacggttgagaaacactgccctaaccgcttacccttgactgccctataccggtatatgggggaccTTGTTGTGGTAGCGTTTGGGAACCTCACCTAAGCTCCAGCATGAAGTCATATCCGGGTGTGACGGCACCTAGCACCTGTCCTCTGACGCTGGCCGCAAAGCCATGGGCAAAGTCTTTACAGCTCTGCAAAGACACACAAGAACAGAAACATGCTAAAAGTGTGGGCACACTGCattatacgtactgtatgtgtgtgtttgcatgcatagtaaaaaagccgcactcccggatcagtttcttgcagttttaatactgggttagcatggcagacagacagacagacagtgtgtgcatgagtgaaagtgtgtgcatgtttgtgcatatgtgtatgttctGACCTCCAGCTCGCACTGTGGAGAGTATTATCTCAGATATTTAAAACTTGACTATTTTTTCAAGACTGCTCTTCGAGGCCAactgggggcctctaggctgcagccatatggtaggtgtgtgtgtgtgtgttctcacctccAGCTTGTGTGGGGCAGTGATTACCACAGTAGCCACACTACCATGACTCCAGCTGAGCTGAGGCCCCTCCacagacgtgtgtatgtgtgtgtgtgtatacatgcatgtgtgtattctcACCTCCAGCTTGTGTGGTGCAGTAATGACCACGGTGGCCACCAGGGCTCCAGCCGAGGCCCCTCCACAGGCCTGCAGCCCCCCCAGCAGCCTTTGTCCGTGCCTCTGcagggcccccaccacccccaGCTGGTAGACACCCAGGAACCCACACGCAGCGAACGACAGGTTcaccgccatcacacacacatgcacgcacgcccgcactcacacacacacccagtcactgGAGACCTGGGGAGGTAAGAAGGAGCAGATGAGGAGTGATGGATTGAtgcgtgtctttctgtgtgtgtgtgtgtgtgtgtgtgtgtgtgtgtgtgtgtgtgtgtgtgtgtgtgtgtgtgtgtgtgtgtgtggctatctgcctgcctggcccTGGGTCCTCTATCAAAAAATGTTTTAGCTAACCATTGCATGACTTTCTATCTCAAAACACTACTGTATGTCCCTGCTTCAA
The Engraulis encrasicolus isolate BLACKSEA-1 chromosome 12, IST_EnEncr_1.0, whole genome shotgun sequence DNA segment above includes these coding regions:
- the pnpla4 gene encoding patatin-like phospholipase domain-containing protein 4 isoform X1, with the protein product MAVNLSFAACGFLGVYQLGVVGALQRHGQRLLGGLQACGGASAGALVATVVITAPHKLESCKDFAHGFAASVRGQVLGAVTPGYDFMLELRKGLEDILPCDAHLRAEDRLHISITHSRTHRNHIATRFHSRDELIQALLASSFVPVYAGLKPVEFQGQTWIDGGFTDSLPIMPQGRTITVSPFSGAQDICPTHTGRSSRTLHLANMDVHFTRQNIVRLNQALFPPSQSRMHALGQEGYQDAVLFLEREHWT